One part of the Thiomicrospira cyclica ALM1 genome encodes these proteins:
- the rfbC gene encoding dTDP-4-dehydrorhamnose 3,5-epimerase: protein MLNLKTFDIADVVLLNPQSHCDARGQFVETFRQAWLEQVLQKPVNFCQHNLVQSTRGVLRGLHFQRPPYAQAKLIQVIEGEIFDVMVDLRRSSSTFGKTLNLHLSAKTPQTLYIPAGLAHGYLVLSEQATVLYQVDQYYQPDADAGLAYNDPDLKIAWPKLSCKYHVSPKDQQQPSWKALIRDDKLFL, encoded by the coding sequence ATGTTAAATTTAAAAACCTTTGATATCGCCGATGTTGTGCTTTTGAATCCGCAATCCCATTGTGATGCGCGCGGCCAATTTGTCGAGACCTTTCGCCAGGCCTGGTTAGAGCAGGTGCTGCAAAAACCTGTCAACTTTTGTCAGCATAACCTCGTGCAATCCACTAGGGGCGTGTTGCGGGGTCTACACTTTCAGCGCCCACCCTATGCGCAGGCCAAACTGATTCAGGTTATTGAAGGTGAGATTTTTGACGTCATGGTTGACCTTAGGCGCAGCAGCTCCACCTTTGGCAAAACTCTGAACCTGCACTTGTCGGCTAAAACACCTCAGACACTCTATATACCAGCAGGCCTGGCCCACGGTTATTTGGTATTAAGTGAACAAGCTACCGTCTTGTATCAGGTGGATCAGTATTATCAACCCGATGCGGATGCCGGTTTGGCCTATAATGACCCCGACCTGAAGATTGCCTGGCCAAAATTGAGTTGCAAATATCATGTGTCGCCAAAGGATCAACAACAACCCAGCTGGAAGGCGCTTATTCGCGATGACAAACTCTTTCTATAA
- the serS gene encoding serine--tRNA ligase: MLDTKRLRNDINQVLASLAKRNFSFDYAQFQTLEAKRKQLQTDTETLQAQRNQSAKAIGQAKAKGEDIAPLLTSVASLGEQLDRNKAELDSVQNQLDEMLLATPNLPHDSVPAGLDESGNIEVSRWGTPRSFDFTPLDHVAIAEQRGWYDNEAATKITAGRFSVLKGPLARLQRALTQFMLDQHTQIHDYEEVYVPYLVNQDSLFGTGQLPKFAKDLYKIEKDAEHDTGDRDLYLIPTAEVPITNLVRGEIVPADQLPLKYVGHTPCFRSEAGSYGRDVKGLIRQHQFEKVELVQLVHPNDSYMALEALTEHAAAILEALELPYRKVLLCAGDMGFSAAKTYDLEVWLPGQQAYREISSCSNFEDFQTRRMLARFREDQDKPQLLHSLNGSGLAVGRTLLALLENHQQADGKVAIPTALQPYMGGLTFI; encoded by the coding sequence ATGTTAGATACCAAACGTCTTCGCAATGATATCAACCAAGTCTTGGCCAGTTTAGCCAAGCGCAACTTTTCGTTTGACTATGCGCAGTTTCAAACCCTCGAAGCAAAACGCAAACAATTACAAACCGATACTGAAACCCTGCAAGCGCAGCGTAATCAAAGTGCGAAAGCTATTGGGCAGGCAAAAGCCAAGGGAGAAGATATTGCCCCGTTATTGACGTCGGTAGCGAGCTTAGGTGAACAACTGGATCGTAACAAAGCAGAGCTTGACAGCGTTCAGAACCAACTGGATGAGATGTTGTTAGCGACTCCTAATTTGCCGCATGACTCCGTACCAGCAGGCCTAGATGAGTCGGGCAATATTGAGGTATCGCGCTGGGGTACGCCACGTAGCTTTGATTTTACACCACTGGACCATGTTGCCATTGCTGAGCAACGGGGTTGGTATGATAATGAGGCGGCTACCAAAATTACCGCCGGTCGTTTTTCGGTGTTAAAAGGGCCCTTGGCGCGATTACAACGTGCGCTTACCCAGTTTATGCTCGACCAACATACCCAGATTCATGACTACGAAGAAGTTTATGTGCCGTATTTGGTGAACCAAGATAGCTTGTTTGGGACAGGGCAGTTGCCAAAGTTTGCTAAAGATCTGTACAAAATTGAAAAAGACGCCGAGCACGACACGGGTGACCGTGACCTCTACTTAATCCCAACCGCTGAAGTACCGATTACCAATCTGGTGCGCGGTGAGATTGTGCCTGCCGATCAACTGCCGTTAAAGTATGTGGGACATACCCCTTGTTTTCGCTCGGAAGCCGGTTCTTATGGTCGGGATGTAAAGGGCTTAATTCGCCAGCATCAATTTGAAAAAGTGGAATTGGTGCAGTTGGTTCATCCAAACGACTCCTATATGGCATTAGAGGCTTTAACAGAACACGCCGCCGCCATTTTGGAGGCACTTGAGTTACCCTATCGTAAAGTCCTATTGTGCGCCGGTGATATGGGTTTTTCAGCCGCAAAAACTTACGATTTAGAGGTTTGGTTACCAGGTCAGCAGGCCTATCGTGAAATCTCGTCCTGCTCTAATTTTGAAGATTTTCAAACCCGTCGAATGTTAGCACGTTTCCGTGAAGACCAAGACAAGCCGCAGTTGCTCCATAGCTTAAATGGCTCTGGTTTGGCGGTTGGGCGCACCTTATTGGCGCTATTAGAAAACCACCAGCAAGCAGACGGAAAAGTAGCCATACCGACAGCTTTGCAGCCTTATATGGGCGGATTGACGTTCATTTAA
- a CDS encoding replication-associated recombination protein A — MFAGRPAYQPLAERLRPQCLTDFVGQSHLVAPGRAIERALAQQHLHSMIFWGPPGTGKTSLARLIAQQSNRLFLALSAVLDGVKEVRKAVEQAQAERELTGQPALLFVDEVHRFNKAQQDAFLPYVEDGTVIFIGATTENPSFELNRALLSRARVYVLDPLTQADLLPLIDRAVDLLAIDLGQGIILEDDAKTWLLNAAEGDARRLLNALEQVIDFAENTPAGLVVKADICRKVIARGLAGFDKQGDAFYDQISALHKSIRGSDPQAALYWLTRMLAGGADPRYLARRLIRMASEEIGNADPRALSTAIDAAQAYERLGSPEGDLALAQAATYLAVAPKSNAVYVAYNQALSCAKQTGALPVPKHLRNAPTELMKQLDVGAGYRYAHDEPDAFAAGECYFPDAMSEQVFYQPAERGLEIKINAKMTELAELNRQSSAQRRKKGTL; from the coding sequence ATGTTTGCTGGCAGGCCGGCTTATCAACCGCTCGCTGAACGCCTGCGGCCGCAGTGTCTGACTGACTTTGTAGGGCAATCGCATTTAGTGGCGCCAGGTCGTGCTATCGAACGCGCCTTAGCTCAGCAGCATTTACACTCGATGATTTTTTGGGGCCCGCCAGGCACCGGTAAAACCTCGCTAGCTCGCTTAATTGCTCAGCAGTCGAATCGCTTGTTTCTAGCCCTGTCAGCGGTGTTAGACGGTGTTAAAGAAGTACGCAAGGCGGTAGAGCAGGCACAGGCTGAACGAGAACTCACTGGACAGCCGGCACTATTATTTGTTGATGAAGTGCACCGTTTTAACAAGGCTCAGCAGGATGCGTTTTTGCCCTATGTTGAAGATGGTACAGTTATTTTTATTGGTGCGACCACCGAAAACCCATCATTTGAACTCAATCGTGCCTTATTGTCGAGAGCACGTGTCTATGTCCTTGACCCACTTACTCAGGCCGATTTATTACCCTTGATTGATCGCGCTGTTGATCTGTTAGCAATCGACCTAGGCCAAGGTATCATCCTTGAAGATGACGCCAAAACTTGGTTGTTAAATGCCGCAGAGGGTGATGCACGCAGGCTATTAAACGCGCTCGAACAAGTCATTGATTTTGCAGAAAATACACCAGCAGGTCTGGTAGTGAAAGCTGATATTTGTCGGAAAGTCATCGCACGTGGCTTAGCCGGATTTGATAAGCAGGGCGATGCCTTTTATGATCAAATATCGGCATTGCACAAATCAATACGTGGCTCTGACCCGCAAGCCGCGCTTTATTGGCTAACCCGTATGTTAGCCGGTGGTGCCGACCCTCGTTATTTAGCGCGACGTTTAATCCGCATGGCGTCAGAAGAAATTGGCAATGCTGATCCACGAGCATTAAGCACGGCGATAGATGCGGCGCAGGCCTATGAACGTCTGGGTTCACCCGAAGGTGATCTAGCACTCGCGCAAGCAGCGACTTATTTAGCGGTAGCGCCCAAATCGAATGCGGTTTATGTAGCATACAATCAAGCATTAAGCTGTGCGAAGCAAACAGGTGCTTTGCCCGTGCCTAAACATTTACGAAATGCGCCAACTGAACTCATGAAGCAATTAGATGTTGGCGCAGGCTATCGTTATGCGCATGATGAGCCGGATGCATTTGCCGCCGGAGAGTGTTACTTTCCGGATGCTATGTCAGAACAGGTGTTTTATCAACCGGCAGAACGTGGTTTAGAAATTAAAATCAACGCTAAAATGACAGAGTTGGCTGAATTAAATCGCCAGTCGTCCGCGCAACGACGCAAGAAGGGAACACTATGA
- the crcB gene encoding fluoride efflux transporter CrcB: MTLMFWVAIAVGSALGGMARFAMSHATYEWLGRDFAWGTLGVNVTGSFFVGLLTLLLLDKWAVSAEWKAFLIVGFLGSFTTFATFSYETLQFIQLGDWLKAMLNILASVLLSILAVLLGFWVAKQFLVL; the protein is encoded by the coding sequence ATGACCTTGATGTTTTGGGTGGCTATTGCCGTAGGGAGTGCACTTGGTGGCATGGCGCGGTTTGCCATGTCTCACGCGACTTATGAGTGGTTGGGGCGTGATTTTGCCTGGGGTACGCTCGGCGTTAACGTAACCGGTTCTTTTTTTGTCGGTCTATTAACCCTGCTACTGTTAGATAAGTGGGCCGTGTCGGCGGAATGGAAAGCGTTTTTAATCGTTGGATTTTTAGGTTCATTTACAACCTTTGCGACCTTCTCCTACGAAACCTTACAGTTTATTCAATTGGGTGACTGGTTAAAAGCGATGTTAAACATTTTAGCCAGTGTGCTACTCAGTATCCTAGCTGTCTTGCTTGGGTTTTGGGTCGCCAAACAGTTTTTAGTCTTATAA